In Hydractinia symbiolongicarpus strain clone_291-10 chromosome 13, HSymV2.1, whole genome shotgun sequence, a single genomic region encodes these proteins:
- the LOC130623461 gene encoding A-kinase anchor protein 17A-like — MAASVVVVSAADLSECFDLYPTRNLYLKPISRLVIVVTMPSLKIPGLTISNWEIMERLKAMVAPDQFLSLKVAKSSLELLTFDAEVDSKTTLTKFLIKLDGKGIKLNGFADQLRVRAARKKIPFPKKHDWNSHFRESETTNENHPGERPDTVYMSHLPTKWFVENEKDTRGSELVLTAVFSTFGEVRCVDIPNNDPYRERILMLEEVKNEKTKTDDAVKETGFKTFSHSSNIHFECYVQFMEYSGFAKCMKAMRGKKLLYMLEDERGATANIEVDFDKTHHLSEKNIKRRNRRRERLIRQDAEEHERQTKEREERERKDEIERLESRRRELLELKEVQDALQQKEQRRRVREDKRKKKREEKRLAIKQQKEREKKTLEMLENMKKQRKDEAIALVVELLKRIATRKQEEEIAEARKQAELLLRKQIEEKKRKLEEEKERERELKKKQIVTLDDEEKELKRRLKKIMAEKKQRSKDRKREVKIKSIKQAKKSARSAVGKRR, encoded by the coding sequence gtctTACCATATCGAATTGGGAGATAATGGAGAGGCTCAAAGCCATGGTTGCACCCGATCAATTCTTATCGTTGAAAGTTGCAAAATCTTCGCTGGAATTGCTCACTTTCGATGCTGAAGTGGACTCTAAAACAACACTAACAAAATTTTTGATCAAGCTTGATGGGAAGGGAATCAAACTAAACGGTTTCGCCGATCAGTTACGAGTACGAGCTGCTCGTAAGAAGATACCGTTCCCGAAGAAGCACGATTGGAACTCGCACTTTCGGGAATCGGAAACTACCAACGAGAATCATCCGGGTGAACGACCTGATACGGTCTACATGAGTCACTTGCCGACGAAATGGTTCGTAGAGAACGAGAAAGACACACGTGGATCCGAGCTCGTTTTGACTGCAGTGTTTTCTACTTTCGGGGAGGTGAGGTGTGTTGATATACCCAACAATGATCCGTATCGAGAAAGAATTCTCATGCTAGAAGaagttaaaaacgaaaaaacgaaAACCGACGATGCAGTAAAAGAGACTGGATTCAAAACATTTTCTCACAGCTCGAATATACATTTTGAATGTTACGTGCAATTTATGGAATACTCTGGCTTTGCGAAGTGCATGAAAGCTATGCGCggtaaaaaacttttatatatGCTAGAAGACGAGAGAGGTGCTACTGCGAATATTGAAGTTGACTTTGACAAAACGCACCACTTAAGCGAGAAAAACATTAAGCGTCGAAATAGAAGAAGAGAGCGATTGATTCGACAAGACGCGGAAGAACACGAGAGACAAACAAAAGAAAGGGAAGAGCGTGAGCGAAAAGATGAAATCGAACGATTGGAATCTCGACGAAGGGAATTGCTCGAGTTAAAAGAGGTTCAAGATGCTCTGCAACAGAAGGAACAGAGGCGCCGTGTACGAGAGGACAAGAGGAAGAAAAAAAGGGAGGAAAAACGACTCGCAATTAAGCAGCAGAAGGAGCGCGAAAAGAAAACACTCGAAATGTTAGAAAACATGAAGAAACAAAGGAAagatgaagccattgcattggtGGTCGAACTATTAAAGCGCATCGCGACGCGAaaacaagaagaagaaattGCCGAAGCGAGAAAGCAAGCTGAGTTGTTGTTGAGAAAACAGATCGAAGAGAAGAAGAGAAAATTAGAAGAAGAGAAGGAAAGAGAAAGGGAACTGAAGAAGAAACAAATAGTAACTTTGGATGACGAGGAAAAGGAGCTTAAACGACGTTTAAAAAAGATCATGGCGGAGAAAAAACAACGGTCGAAAGATCGAAAACGAGAGGTTAAAATAAAGAGCATAAAGCAAGCTAAAAAGAGCGCGCGATCTGCAGTGGGTAAGCGCCGATGA
- the LOC130624353 gene encoding proline-rich protein 11-like: protein MSNSCNKNKRSTKDKRKAVRQRWSKRVVKKQNVKKSTGRTHTEKYAKIEQPVVQAAEVLSQNVEVKRKESDQGMLFNFASKLAVYISYPVSTAAKIVLKVLKPSQSRKRKYEELEERICELEKEVQQIKKKKCFHEQTTKINQAPVCTSLHIAPSVQMPPPLPPPPPPPPPPPPAVKSCFTRTIKKKNVPDRQKEKVNHQITDELLKTVTLKKVTRTLEAYESSNKENVHLNTPLVSLSDIRNIKLKKSIVQNRTPSSNSALKPKNTGSIQKSSSGKKRTPENLFRRHLRKCNISRSPGGTPLTRTKDFSVSMGEGFTPMLSNALKKKFNNAIPEKITPNSCADTSTPALQFEISP, encoded by the exons ATGTCAAATAGctgcaacaaaaacaaaagatcaacaaaagacaaacgaaaAGCTGTCAGACAACGATGGTCGAAAAGAGTTGTGAAGAAACAAAACGTGAAAAAATCTACAGGAAGAACGCACActgaaaagtatgcaaagatagAACAACCTGTCGTTCAAGCTGCAGAAGTTTTATCACAAAATGTTGAAGTGAAGAGAAAGGAATCAGATCAGGGCATGCTATTTAATTTTGCTAGTAAATTAGCTGTATATATTTCCTATCCTGTGTCAACAGCTGCTAAAATTGTGTTAAAG GTTTTAAAACCATCTCAAAGTCGTAAAAGAAAGTACGAAGAACTAGAAGAAAGAATTTGTGAACTTGAAAAAGAAGTTCAGcaaatcaagaaaaagaaatGCTTCCATGAACAG ACCACCAAAATAAATCAAGCTCCTGTTTGTACAAGTCTTCACATTGCTCCATCAGTGCAAATGCCTCCACCTTTACCACCTccgccaccaccaccaccacctccaccaccaGCTGTCAAATCTTGTTTTACACGAactataaagaagaaaaacgtgcCG gaTCGCCAAAAGGAAAAAGTCAACCATCAAATTACAGACGAACTGTTAAAAACTGTCACTTTGAAAAAAGTCACAAGAACACTTGAAGCATACGAATCATCAAACAAAGAGAATGTACATCTAAACACACCATTAGTGTCTTTATCAGATATCCGTaacataaaacttaaaaaatcaatAGTTCAAAATCGGACACCATCAAGTAATTCGGCTTTGAAACCAAAAAATACAGGAAGCATACAGAAATCATCATCTGGTAAAAAGAG AACCCCAGAAAACTTATTTCGTCGACACCTTCGTAAGTGTAACATCAGCAGAAGTCCAGGTGGTACTCCATTAACGAGAACAAAAGACTTTAGTGTCAGTATGGGTGAAGGATTCACACCCATGTTGAGCAATgcgttaaaaaagaaatttaat AATGCAATTCCAGAAAAAATTACTCCAAATAGCTGCGCCGATACTTCGACTCCAGCCTTACAGTTT gaaatttctCCCTAA